One Candidatus Nomurabacteria bacterium genomic window carries:
- a CDS encoding DMT family transporter produces MSGVLWGFSPLIYKNSLLFFGFVSLLAIRFLVGAGIVYALSFRKFIKISKRHLVLIIIMSLTSSVASMFLYLSGLKLTSAMHASIIGLSLPFFVYLLSVLILKEKVHRVVLIGSVLASAGLLVIIFGSNTNNGQASIAGDVLILLSEVFFSIGVILARKIVTGTKKLPPEQLAFADYLLAGIVFAVAAFIVGNGSSMPTFTPIAILWLLLVVTVGGFLPNILFLKSARRLPAEKLADTNFITPIVGIMLAVIFLNESMNVSFLIGGTLVFLGLTISNKKLTPRLPVLTEEVKAIELAFIHKSQALERIIYNQYK; encoded by the coding sequence ATGAGCGGTGTCTTATGGGGTTTTTCACCTTTAATATATAAAAATAGTTTATTATTTTTTGGGTTTGTTTCATTGCTTGCGATTAGATTTTTGGTAGGCGCAGGCATTGTGTACGCTTTGTCTTTCCGTAAATTCATTAAAATAAGCAAAAGACATCTGGTTCTCATAATAATTATGTCACTTACGTCTTCTGTGGCGTCAATGTTTTTATACTTATCTGGGCTAAAATTAACAAGTGCGATGCATGCATCTATTATTGGTTTATCTCTACCATTTTTTGTATATTTATTATCAGTACTGATATTAAAAGAAAAAGTTCATAGAGTTGTATTGATAGGTAGTGTACTCGCAAGCGCAGGGTTACTTGTCATTATATTTGGTTCAAATACGAATAATGGGCAAGCCAGTATTGCTGGCGATGTGTTGATTCTGCTTTCGGAAGTATTTTTTTCTATCGGGGTAATACTAGCTCGTAAAATTGTCACAGGTACTAAAAAGTTACCTCCAGAACAGCTTGCCTTTGCAGATTATTTATTAGCCGGCATCGTATTTGCGGTTGCAGCATTTATAGTGGGGAATGGCAGTAGCATGCCGACATTTACCCCAATAGCAATACTGTGGCTACTGTTGGTTGTAACGGTAGGTGGTTTTCTGCCGAATATCCTGTTTCTTAAAAGCGCTCGTCGTCTACCTGCAGAAAAGCTAGCAGATACAAATTTCATTACTCCAATAGTAGGTATTATGCTTGCTGTTATATTTTTGAACGAAAGTATGAATGTTTCATTTCTTATTGGTGGAACACTAGTTTTTCTTGGGCTAACTATTAGTAACAAAAAACTTACACCTCGTTTGCCTGTGCTAACAGAAGAAGTTAAAGCCATAGAATTGGCCTTTATACACAAATCTCAGGCTTTAGAAAGAATTATATATAATCAATACAAATAG